The Anopheles coluzzii chromosome 2, AcolN3, whole genome shotgun sequence genome window below encodes:
- the LOC120953486 gene encoding uncharacterized protein LOC120953486, protein MSEQSDDSKETLGEYDRNLLEQLVVNDWGLSAAAFKRMVYCGIDEVSLVLIEDAEINELFSDPRLLGQKILFKHRLRQWRHDQQSFLSNIAAHLQLPNGNGTVPPTPPASAAALLPRQLLLPALNGTAGAAPSSPATGITAPGSYKRKYPFDVDLTATGQLNNGSDDDGASIKTEHDSTSTTNGIGLKRRGGGGRESPLLIPPTNAAASLSLVQPLLKRKADPPSLKERTSGAVGDIPVRIDRDSMLRLLQSSQSGRWILNSYKPNEPLERRGQTIITHLIVDQFLHFNILFKHRMMSHYADVITQLFPAEIKEIYYAPRNTVKRNTSGKLFDRYTNQRLRHKERLPRVKPFVADEWTEHKTFAELAILNEAMQGVRSVAGGGGGDDATGSEDGNISNDFLQPLATMYVEGEEQQPTGGNGEGAVDYSTREDD, encoded by the exons ATGTCGGAACAAAGCGATGACTCGAAGGAAACGCTCGGCGAGTACGATCGGAACCTCTTGGAGCAGTTGGTGGTGAACGATTGGGGCCTGAGTGCGGCAGCATTTAAGCGCATGGTTT ATTGCGGTATCGACGAGGTCAGTTTGGTGCTGATCGAGGATGCAGAGATTAACGAACTGTTCAGCGATCCCCGGCTGCTCGGGCAGAAGATACTGTTCAAGCATCGGCTTCGCCAGTGGCGCCACGACCAGCAAAGCTTCCTCAGCAACATAGCCGCCCACCTGCAGCTGCCCAACGGGAACGGTACGGTGCCGCCGACGCCGCCAGCTTCCGCCGCTGCCTTATTACCGCGCCAACTACTACTCCCCGCGCTTAATGGTACGGCGGGCGCCGCACCATCGTCCCCGGCCACCGGCATCACCGCACCCGGATCGTACAAGCGCAAGTATCCGTTCGATGTGGACCTTACCGCCACCGGCCAGCTGAACAATGGCTCGGACGATGATGGCGCAAGCATCAAGACGGAACACGACTCCACCTCAACAACCAATGGCATCGGGCTGAAGCGGCGTGGTGGCGGCGGTCGAGAATCGCCTCTGCTCATACCGCCCACCAATGCGGCCGCCTCCCTGTCCCTGGTGCAGCCGCTGCTGAAGCGAAAGGCCGATCCACCGTCGCTGAAGGAACGCACGTCCGGTGCGGTCGGCGACATACCGGTGCGGATCGATCGGGACAGcatgctgcggctgctgcaaTCGTCCCAGTCCGGGCGCTGGATACTGAACAGCTACAAACCGAACGAACCGCTCGAGCGGCGGGGCCAAACCATCATCACGCACCTGATCGTCGACCAGTTTCTGCACTTTAACATCCTGTTCAAGCACCGCATGATGAGCCACTACGCGGACGTGATAACGCAGCTGTTCCCGGCCGAGATAAAGGAAATCTACTACGCACCGCGCAACACGGTCAAGCGCAACACGTCCGGCAAGCTGTTCGATCGGTACACGAACCAGCGGTTACGGCACAAGGAGCGGTTGCCGCGCGTCAAACCGTTCGTGGCGGACGAATGGACCGAGCACAAGACGTTTGCCGAGCTGGCGATCCTGAACGAGGCGATGCAGGGTGTGCGCAGTGTGGCCGGTGGCGGCGGGGGTGATGATGCGACCGGCAGCGAGGATGGCAACATTAGCAACGACTTCCTGCAGCCGCTCGCGACGATGTACGTCGAGGGGGAGGAGCAGCAACCGACCGGCGGCAATGGGGAGGGGGCGGTGGATTACTCTACGCGAGAGGACGACTGA
- the LOC120949494 gene encoding translation initiation factor IF-2, with amino-acid sequence MGPKKPSEKPAGQPAEKKEKKPAAAAAATASGSGEKKPAAEKKPAAEKKPAAEKKPAAAPAEKKPAAEKKPAAEKKPAEEKKAEKRAAPAADSKAAPKKKAPAAAAAAAGTSKPAGEAKKDAKKAAPAAAAAAGAAGKKGAKAAPAAAAAAAAAGKKKAAEKKGAAAAAAADKKGAAKPAAKGAKAAAGAGAKGGKAAAGGKPAKAGEKKKPVRRINAKGKKTTKSPRPKLTKEQVKAKIQKGIQKARATAMLRAKRASTKLVKGPYGTCVRKIRTSVHFKRPKTLKLPRRPKYPRKSVAKRSRMDAYNIIKYPLTTEAAMKKIEDNNTLVFLIHLRANKNHVKAAVRKLYDVKVLKINTLVRPDGKKKAYVRLTRDYDALDIANKIGII; translated from the exons ATGGGTCCGAAGAAACCGTCCGAGAAGCCCG CCGGCCAACCGgccgaaaagaaagagaagaagccggcagccgccgccgctgctacGGCTTCCGGATCTGGTGAGAAGAAACCCGCAGCGGAAAAGAAGCCCGCGGCGGAGAAGAAGCCAGCAGCTGAGAAGAAGCCAGCGGCTGCACCAGCTGAGAAGAAGCCCGCTGCCGAGAAGAAGCCGGCCGCTGAGAAGAAGCCCGCCGAGGAGAAGAAGGCCGAGAAGCGTGCCGCACCGGCCGCCGACAGCAAGGCCGCTCCGAAGAAGAAGGCAccggctgccgccgccgctgctgctggaaccAGCAAGCCTGCCGGTGAGGCCAAGAAGGATGCCAAGAAGGCTGCCccggccgctgctgctgccgctggcgCTGCTGGCAAGAAGGGAGCCAAGGCTGCCccggccgctgctgctgccgctgccgccgctggcAAGAAGAAGGCCGCAGAGAAGAAGGGAGCTGCtgccgcagccgccgccgaCAAAAAGGGCGCTGCCAAGCCCGCTGCCAAGGGAGCTAAGGCTGcggccggtgccggtgccAAGGGTGGCAAAGCGGCTGCCGGTGGCAAGCCCGCCAAGGCTGGCGAGAAGAAGAAGCCGGTGCGCCGTATCAATGCTAAGGGCAAGAAGACGACCAAGTCCCCGCGCCCGAAGCTGACCAAGGAGCAGGTGAAGGCCAAGATCCAGAAGGGCATCCAGAAGGCTCGTGCCACCGCTATGCTGCGTGCCAAGCGTGCCTCGACCAAG CTGGTCAAGGGTCCGTATGGAACCTGCGTCCGCAAGATCCGCACGTCCGTGCACTTCAAGCGGCCGAAGACCCTGAAGCTTCCGCGTCGTCCCAAGTACCCGAGGAAGTCGGTCGCCAAGCGCAGCCG CATGGATGCGTACAATATAATTAAGTACCCGCTGACGACCGAAGCGGCGATGAAGAAGATCGAGGACAACAACACGCTCGTCTTCCTGATTCACCTGCGCGCCAACAAGAACCACGTGAAGGCCGCCGTGAGGAAGCTGTACGACGTGAAGGTGCTGAAGATCAACACGCTGGTGCGACCGGACGGCAAGAAGAAGGCGTACGTGCGGCTAACGCGCGACTACGATGCGCTCGACATTGCCAACAAGATCGGCATCATCTAA